A part of Lacibacter sp. H407 genomic DNA contains:
- a CDS encoding YybH family protein, whose translation MQKINLLLVLLLLSVITSAQNSIKEQEAVQQTVVKFFDALSNRDSVNLKAMSTSDITLYEYGGVWTIDTLILKAITLNTAKEFARTNTFEFIHTTVDNKMALVNYRLQSVIMRDGKQATLQWLETVVLIKERNQWKVKHLHSTLIKRS comes from the coding sequence ATGCAAAAAATAAACCTCCTGCTTGTTTTATTACTGCTGTCAGTAATTACATCTGCTCAAAATAGTATTAAAGAACAAGAGGCCGTACAGCAAACCGTTGTAAAATTTTTTGACGCCTTATCTAATCGTGACTCTGTAAACCTGAAAGCAATGAGTACATCAGATATTACATTGTATGAATATGGCGGGGTGTGGACCATCGACACGCTGATTCTGAAAGCGATTACACTAAACACGGCAAAAGAATTTGCACGTACAAACACATTCGAGTTTATTCATACAACTGTAGACAACAAGATGGCATTGGTTAATTATCGTCTGCAATCAGTAATAATGAGAGATGGGAAACAGGCAACATTACAATGGCTTGAAACAGTAGTGCTGATAAAAGAACGTAACCAATGGAAAGTAAAGCATCTTCATTCCACACTCATTAAAAGAAGTTAA
- a CDS encoding DmpA family aminopeptidase, whose amino-acid sequence MKNNFVVAVCILFNLSVTAQKPRARDIGIPFDGTPGKFNAITDVKGVEVGYSTIISGTGKNIRGKGPVRTGVTAILPRGMNNNPVYANWYSLNGNGEMTGTTWVTESGFLEGPVMITNTNSVGTVRDAVLKWYVKKGWYTEDFWYTYPVVAETYDGFLNDIYGFHVKETHAYEALDNAKSGFIKEGNIGGGTGMRCLGFKGGSGTSSRVVKIKDSTYTLGVFVQANFGRKRNLTIAGVPVGKELIDTLNNELKAAPSYRQEGDGSIIVVVATDAPLLPHQLKRIAQRVTLGIGNVGGQGTNGSGDIFMAFSTANLTAFQRQAFTKIDELPNDLIDPLFEATIQATEEAIINAMVAAETMEGINGNKSYAMPHQLVIDLLKKYKRLK is encoded by the coding sequence ATGAAAAATAATTTTGTAGTTGCTGTATGCATACTCTTCAACTTGTCGGTTACCGCACAAAAACCAAGAGCAAGAGATATCGGAATCCCGTTTGATGGAACACCCGGAAAATTCAATGCCATTACTGATGTAAAAGGTGTGGAGGTTGGTTACAGCACCATCATTTCGGGAACTGGTAAAAACATAAGAGGTAAAGGTCCCGTAAGAACTGGCGTAACAGCCATCTTACCGAGAGGAATGAATAATAATCCTGTTTATGCAAACTGGTATTCACTCAACGGCAATGGTGAAATGACTGGTACAACATGGGTAACAGAATCCGGCTTTTTGGAAGGACCAGTGATGATTACGAATACAAACAGTGTGGGCACGGTAAGAGATGCAGTATTAAAATGGTATGTAAAGAAAGGCTGGTACACCGAAGATTTTTGGTACACCTATCCGGTTGTGGCCGAAACCTATGATGGCTTCTTAAATGATATTTATGGTTTTCATGTGAAAGAAACACATGCATATGAAGCATTAGACAATGCAAAGAGTGGTTTTATAAAAGAGGGAAATATAGGTGGCGGAACGGGGATGAGGTGTTTGGGTTTTAAAGGTGGCAGTGGTACTTCATCAAGAGTTGTAAAAATTAAAGACTCCACTTATACATTGGGTGTTTTTGTACAGGCAAATTTTGGCCGAAAAAGAAATCTGACAATTGCAGGTGTACCTGTAGGAAAAGAATTAATCGACACACTCAATAATGAATTAAAAGCCGCTCCATCGTACCGTCAGGAAGGGGATGGTTCTATTATTGTGGTTGTTGCAACTGATGCACCATTACTTCCGCATCAGTTAAAAAGAATTGCTCAACGGGTAACGCTGGGTATTGGAAATGTAGGTGGGCAGGGAACAAATGGATCAGGCGATATTTTTATGGCCTTCTCTACTGCAAACCTAACTGCGTTTCAAAGACAGGCATTTACAAAAATTGATGAGTTGCCCAACGACCTAATTGACCCTTTGTTTGAAGCAACTATCCAGGCAACCGAAGAAGCCATCATCAATGCAATGGTTGCTGCAGAAACCATGGAAGGTATTAACGGAAACAAATCGTATGCAATGCCGCATCAACTGGTAATTGATTTGTTGAAAAAATATAAGCGGTTAAAATGA
- a CDS encoding amidohydrolase family protein codes for MRITISFLVIAFMLTGPAFSQLKFSDETKKYIEYNDSVIVFINCLLIDGKGNAAKPHQTVIISKGKIDWVGDDDKAIIPKAANVIDLNGKTIMPGLVMMHEHMYISAASIEARYLNLKQLPFSFPRLYLAAGATTIRTCGSIEPYSDLRIKKDIDLGIFPGPSIELTAPYIEGKSPRFPQMKDNKSAADAAAFVNYWADQGFTSFKAYMGVDKPTLKAAIDAAHKRKLKITGHLDVVTYKEAASLGMDHLEHGFMASTDFVVGKKENEPPAPGAAIMSLGNLTIKSDSVKQFIQFLIDKKVSITSSLAVFEGSTTTQPLPNQESLHAMSPDTRDYYLQRLATIKSAKGPTPYDKAFATTAKMEKLFYEMGGLLTVGTDPTGNGGILAGYGNWRAIELLVEVAGFTPLEAIKIATQNGSIALELNQTIGTIEPGKSADLLIINGDPSKDIHDLRKILFVFRNGIGYNSKKLFESVKGKVGFN; via the coding sequence ATGCGAATAACCATTTCCTTTCTTGTAATTGCTTTCATGCTGACAGGCCCAGCATTTTCACAACTTAAATTCAGCGATGAAACAAAAAAATATATTGAGTACAACGACTCCGTAATAGTTTTCATAAACTGTTTGCTGATTGATGGGAAAGGCAATGCAGCTAAACCTCATCAAACAGTTATCATCAGCAAAGGAAAAATTGATTGGGTAGGTGATGATGATAAAGCCATCATTCCAAAAGCTGCCAACGTCATTGATCTGAATGGTAAAACAATTATGCCGGGTTTGGTAATGATGCATGAGCATATGTACATATCAGCAGCTTCAATCGAAGCCCGTTATCTTAATTTAAAACAATTGCCTTTTAGTTTTCCAAGGCTTTACCTCGCAGCAGGTGCTACTACCATCAGAACATGTGGCAGCATTGAACCTTACTCCGATTTGCGTATAAAAAAAGATATTGATCTTGGTATATTTCCCGGCCCAAGTATTGAATTGACGGCTCCTTACATTGAAGGAAAGTCACCCCGCTTTCCACAAATGAAAGACAATAAATCAGCAGCCGATGCAGCAGCTTTTGTTAACTATTGGGCCGACCAGGGATTTACTTCGTTTAAAGCATACATGGGTGTTGATAAGCCCACATTAAAAGCAGCGATAGATGCAGCACATAAACGAAAGTTGAAAATCACTGGCCATCTGGATGTTGTTACCTATAAAGAAGCAGCTTCACTGGGTATGGATCATCTGGAACATGGCTTTATGGCCAGTACAGATTTTGTCGTTGGTAAAAAAGAAAATGAACCACCAGCTCCCGGTGCAGCGATCATGTCCTTGGGTAATCTTACTATTAAAAGTGACAGCGTAAAACAATTCATTCAGTTTTTGATTGATAAAAAAGTAAGCATTACTTCATCGCTAGCTGTATTCGAAGGATCTACTACCACACAGCCGCTGCCCAACCAGGAATCGCTCCATGCGATGTCGCCTGATACAAGAGATTATTATCTGCAAAGATTGGCAACCATCAAATCGGCGAAAGGTCCAACTCCATACGATAAAGCATTTGCCACTACTGCCAAAATGGAAAAACTGTTTTACGAAATGGGTGGCTTACTTACTGTTGGTACTGATCCAACCGGTAATGGCGGCATCCTTGCAGGTTATGGTAATTGGCGTGCCATCGAATTATTAGTTGAAGTTGCCGGCTTCACACCGCTGGAAGCAATTAAGATTGCTACACAAAATGGAAGCATTGCTTTAGAATTAAATCAAACAATAGGAACTATTGAACCCGGTAAGTCTGCTGATCTCTTAATTATTAACGGAGACCCATCAAAAGATATTCATGATCTGCGGAAAATTCTTTTTGTATTCAGAAACGGCATCGGCTATAACTCAAAAAAATTATTCGAATCTGTAAAAGGAAAAGTAGGATTTAATTAA
- a CDS encoding acyltransferase family protein: MIKEQSKLYGLDHLRALAILLVLGFHYQLGYFGFPEWTTQFNQFGWTGVDLFFVLSGFLISSQLFSQMKKGKSISLKEFFLKRFFRIIPIYFVVVAIYFCVPFFREKEALPPLWKFLTFTQNFGLDAINFGTFSHAWSLCVEEHFYLFLPLILIFLQTTQLFKKGYWVLIILFAAGFAARLLSWHEGYLPTVGNESSLASWTEFVYYPTYNRLDGLLVGVSIAAIYQYLPNTWNKISAYGNQILLAGLVLLTIAYFFCSDLSTYTTSIVGFPFISIGYGFLVTGAVCPTSVLYKWNSKVTTLIATLSYGIYLSHKGVIHMAQEIFSDWGIDKNGNVMFLICIACCFLIAWLLHLVIEKPFMKWRDVVLQKKQHITQNLSTIKN; encoded by the coding sequence ATGATAAAAGAACAATCCAAACTTTACGGACTTGACCATTTAAGAGCATTAGCTATTTTACTGGTACTTGGATTCCATTACCAGCTTGGGTATTTTGGATTTCCTGAATGGACCACACAGTTTAATCAATTTGGCTGGACAGGCGTTGACCTGTTTTTTGTGCTAAGTGGGTTTTTAATTTCATCGCAGCTCTTTTCACAAATGAAAAAGGGCAAATCTATTTCGTTGAAAGAATTCTTTTTGAAACGCTTTTTCAGAATTATCCCAATTTACTTTGTAGTGGTTGCCATTTATTTTTGCGTTCCATTTTTTCGGGAAAAAGAAGCGCTGCCTCCACTGTGGAAGTTTTTAACCTTTACTCAAAACTTTGGGTTAGATGCAATAAACTTCGGTACATTTTCACACGCATGGTCTTTGTGTGTAGAAGAACATTTTTATTTATTTCTTCCGTTGATATTAATTTTTCTTCAAACTACACAGCTTTTTAAAAAAGGTTATTGGGTTTTGATAATACTGTTTGCTGCCGGGTTTGCAGCAAGACTGTTAAGCTGGCATGAAGGATACCTTCCAACAGTTGGCAATGAAAGCTCGTTGGCATCGTGGACAGAATTCGTTTATTATCCAACCTACAATCGGTTGGATGGGCTATTAGTTGGTGTTTCCATTGCAGCCATTTATCAATACCTGCCAAACACGTGGAATAAAATCTCAGCCTATGGAAATCAGATACTGCTGGCGGGTCTTGTTCTGTTAACCATCGCTTATTTCTTTTGCTCTGACCTTTCGACTTATACAACTTCAATTGTTGGGTTTCCTTTTATTTCAATAGGCTATGGATTTCTTGTAACGGGAGCTGTTTGCCCAACAAGTGTTTTGTATAAATGGAATTCAAAAGTCACCACACTTATTGCTACACTTTCTTATGGTATATACCTTTCTCACAAAGGAGTGATTCATATGGCGCAGGAAATCTTTTCTGATTGGGGAATAGACAAAAACGGAAATGTGATGTTTTTGATCTGTATTGCATGTTGTTTTCTGATTGCATGGTTACTGCATCTGGTCATTGAAAAACCGTTTATGAAATGGAGAGATGTGGTGCTTCAGAAAAAACAACATATCACTCAAAACTTATCGACGATTAAAAACTAG
- a CDS encoding DUF2306 domain-containing protein has protein sequence MLKKISIAVFWFAFFGFFLVMLIPKYKYLSNDALEHWGSKSTFDNSIFALHIFAGIIVYCTAVLQFTPAIRNKYISFHRKTGKLYILSSLLCITSLYVMLPRTGCTACMPSQYIVTSLWLLFIILAFYFIKQRRIVMHQRMMISSFICAAYFVTIRVIDAFAMDLFNSIFRNEATAFLASDVFVWLVPLLLFWMYWLIRDRKEKRYGMEIV, from the coding sequence ATGCTTAAAAAAATTTCCATAGCTGTTTTTTGGTTCGCCTTCTTCGGTTTCTTTCTCGTTATGTTGATACCGAAGTACAAGTATCTCAGCAATGATGCCTTAGAACATTGGGGAAGTAAGAGCACCTTTGACAACAGCATTTTTGCATTGCATATTTTTGCGGGTATCATTGTTTATTGCACGGCCGTTCTGCAATTCACACCTGCAATCCGAAATAAGTACATTTCCTTTCATCGCAAAACGGGCAAGCTCTATATTCTTTCATCATTGCTCTGTATTACTTCATTGTATGTGATGTTACCCAGAACCGGATGCACGGCTTGTATGCCATCACAATATATAGTCACCAGTTTGTGGCTGCTGTTCATCATCCTTGCTTTTTATTTTATCAAGCAACGAAGAATAGTAATGCATCAACGAATGATGATCAGCAGTTTTATCTGTGCAGCTTACTTTGTAACGATACGGGTAATTGATGCTTTTGCCATGGACTTATTCAATTCTATATTTCGAAATGAAGCAACAGCATTTCTGGCTTCAGATGTATTTGTGTGGCTGGTTCCATTGCTGTTGTTCTGGATGTATTGGTTGATAAGAGACAGAAAAGAAAAAAGATACGGGATGGAAATTGTTTAG
- a CDS encoding Zn-dependent hydrolase, which produces MQRRNFIQQSSLTVIGLGVFGSLLSNTKKAGATLSVNSKRIESRIFELAKFGVDEKGRGYRVAYTKGDIEGRAWFMELMKKAGLDLTIDAAGNIIGKRKGKNASLKPIAFGSHIDMVPDGGNYDGTLGSISALEVIEILNENNVITEHPLEVIIFANEEGGTIGSMAMAGNLTPEGLKQKSQSGFTQAEGIKVLGGNPDNIQSAKRNKGDIHAWIELHIEQGGILEREKIQIGVVEGIVGIVHWEVTVEGFANHAGATPMNLRQDALLAASQFIIAVNEVVNSVKGTQVGTVGKIAVQPGAYNVIPGKVVLGLEIRDLDAAKIEMLFIEMEKRAATIATSTKTKISFERQANESKPALTDKKLQQIINTSAKALGFTTKFMQSGAGHDSQEIAEIAPAAMIFIPSVGGISHSPKEFSTATDMANGANVLLQTILKIDKA; this is translated from the coding sequence ATGCAACGCAGAAACTTTATTCAACAATCATCACTTACTGTTATTGGTTTGGGTGTATTTGGATCCTTACTTTCAAATACTAAAAAAGCAGGAGCCACTTTAAGCGTAAACAGCAAACGTATTGAAAGCCGCATTTTTGAACTGGCAAAATTTGGTGTGGATGAAAAAGGCCGTGGTTACCGTGTAGCTTATACCAAAGGCGATATTGAAGGTCGTGCATGGTTTATGGAGCTCATGAAAAAAGCGGGGCTTGATCTAACCATTGATGCAGCAGGTAATATTATCGGCAAACGCAAAGGAAAAAATGCATCACTCAAACCAATTGCATTTGGTTCGCATATTGATATGGTGCCCGATGGCGGTAACTATGATGGTACACTTGGCTCCATCAGTGCATTGGAAGTAATTGAGATACTCAATGAAAATAATGTGATTACAGAACATCCGTTGGAAGTGATCATTTTTGCCAATGAAGAAGGTGGCACCATTGGAAGTATGGCTATGGCAGGAAACTTAACTCCTGAAGGATTAAAACAAAAAAGCCAGAGTGGATTCACACAGGCAGAAGGCATCAAAGTTCTTGGCGGCAATCCCGATAATATTCAATCAGCAAAGCGTAATAAAGGAGATATCCATGCATGGATCGAATTGCATATTGAGCAAGGTGGCATTTTAGAAAGAGAAAAAATACAGATCGGTGTGGTGGAAGGTATCGTTGGTATTGTGCATTGGGAAGTTACGGTTGAAGGTTTTGCCAATCATGCAGGTGCAACACCAATGAATCTGCGACAGGATGCTTTGCTGGCTGCTTCTCAATTTATTATTGCAGTAAACGAAGTGGTGAACAGTGTAAAAGGCACACAAGTAGGTACTGTTGGAAAAATTGCAGTACAGCCAGGTGCTTATAATGTTATTCCGGGTAAAGTTGTGTTAGGATTAGAGATCCGTGATCTGGATGCTGCAAAAATTGAAATGCTGTTTATAGAAATGGAGAAGCGTGCAGCAACCATTGCCACATCAACCAAAACAAAGATCAGTTTTGAACGGCAGGCCAATGAATCAAAGCCTGCATTGACCGATAAAAAATTACAGCAGATCATCAACACATCAGCAAAAGCATTGGGCTTTACCACGAAGTTTATGCAAAGCGGTGCAGGGCATGATTCACAGGAAATAGCAGAGATAGCACCCGCTGCGATGATCTTTATTCCGAGTGTTGGCGGCATCAGTCATTCACCTAAAGAATTTTCAACAGCCACAGATATGGCCAATGGAGCAAATGTGTTGTTGCAAACGATTTTGAAAATAGATAAAGCATAA
- a CDS encoding agmatine deiminase family protein: MKQLSFLLLTMFLILSCTSNKQQRSAETFYMPAEWEQHDAVWLGWERDSLRGYYPAVANIIKALAGNVAVKIAFNNDTLLQKAKAYLASQGIDSSMYKSYIMPGDRYWIRDHGAAFLINGKGELGVADFAWNSYGYPGFLEVKYSGNKDSVDHYLNLRKEFRMKTAKVDSLMAVAEGATILKTDVKHEGGAIEVNGAGTLILCEATVFQRNPDLKKEYIETEFKRVLGVTNIIWVKKGLADDPQNFFRRIAPGYYGGGTGGHTDEFVRFANEHTIMLAWVDEKEKDLNPINQMNYERMNENYNILKNAKDQDGKSFTIIKVPLPDLITKKIKAREKIDSLEVTFDVDMKSFVPAEAPAVGDSILRVPAGSYMNYLVTNKTVLLPTYTAHGSSKDKEEQVRKIFEEQFPGRKIVFIDAIMQNWSGGGIHCSTQQQPKKK, from the coding sequence ATGAAACAACTTTCTTTTCTTCTTCTGACCATGTTCCTTATTCTTAGTTGTACTTCCAACAAACAGCAACGCTCTGCAGAAACATTTTACATGCCTGCAGAGTGGGAGCAACATGATGCTGTGTGGCTCGGTTGGGAAAGGGACAGTTTACGTGGTTATTATCCTGCTGTTGCAAACATCATCAAAGCATTGGCGGGAAATGTTGCGGTGAAGATTGCTTTTAACAATGATACGTTACTGCAAAAAGCAAAAGCATACCTCGCATCGCAGGGAATAGATAGCAGTATGTACAAAAGTTATATCATGCCCGGTGATCGTTACTGGATAAGAGATCATGGTGCTGCTTTTTTAATAAATGGAAAAGGAGAATTAGGTGTTGCAGATTTTGCATGGAACAGTTATGGTTATCCCGGATTCCTGGAAGTAAAGTATAGCGGTAATAAAGACAGTGTTGATCATTACCTGAATCTGCGTAAAGAATTCCGGATGAAAACGGCAAAGGTTGACAGCCTGATGGCTGTTGCTGAAGGCGCAACAATTTTAAAAACAGATGTAAAACATGAAGGTGGCGCCATTGAAGTAAATGGAGCCGGTACATTGATTCTTTGCGAAGCAACTGTTTTTCAGCGCAACCCTGATCTGAAAAAAGAATACATTGAAACAGAGTTTAAACGTGTGCTTGGCGTTACCAATATCATTTGGGTGAAAAAAGGATTGGCTGATGATCCGCAGAATTTCTTTCGTCGTATTGCTCCCGGTTATTATGGTGGCGGAACAGGTGGACATACCGATGAGTTTGTACGCTTTGCCAACGAACACACCATTATGCTTGCATGGGTTGATGAAAAAGAAAAAGATCTCAATCCCATCAATCAAATGAATTATGAACGCATGAATGAGAATTACAACATTCTTAAAAATGCAAAGGACCAGGATGGGAAATCGTTCACCATTATAAAAGTTCCATTGCCAGACTTGATTACCAAGAAGATAAAGGCAAGGGAAAAAATTGATTCACTCGAAGTAACATTTGATGTGGACATGAAGAGTTTTGTTCCCGCAGAAGCACCGGCTGTTGGTGACAGTATTTTACGTGTACCCGCAGGCAGTTATATGAATTACCTCGTAACAAATAAAACCGTGTTGTTACCCACTTACACAGCTCATGGTTCTTCAAAAGACAAAGAAGAACAGGTGCGGAAAATTTTTGAAGAGCAATTTCCCGGAAGAAAGATCGTGTTCATTGATGCCATCATGCAAAACTGGAGTGGCGGAGGTATTCATTGCAGTACACAGCAACAACCGAAGAAGAAATAA
- a CDS encoding APC family permease has product MSIETTTSSSKQTPTLKRALGVGTGILLVAGMMIGSGVFKKIVPMAQTGLSEGWIILAWIGAGIITMFGAFTIAGLANLTEESGGVYEYLRLSFGNFFSFLFGWTDFTTIGCASIAALGFIFAQTVNVFVPLGNPFQSLEHLSIAGFIFPFADSGIKLLAIAVIVLLTWVNYRGVQNGGLINNIITSAKILGILLLIILGLSYSGTGAAQQVITNEPTEELHGMALFSAVLAAMLSAFWAYDGWSNISFIAGEIKNPKRNIPIAIMSGVAIAMLLYVLVNVAYMHVLPLQALKAVEQSQIGAAVVAETLLGNVGQTLIVLLIMISVFGAINGIILAHARIYYRMAQEKFFFKKAANVHPVYRTPSVALLYTMIWSCILVISGTFDMLTNMVIFAGFLFYSLVAIALFKMKRNGTIKAKVIGYPVIPAFITLFSIALLINTVVTEPKQSLIGSGLVLSGVFFYFYFKAKNK; this is encoded by the coding sequence ATGAGTATCGAAACAACTACTTCTTCCAGCAAGCAAACTCCAACACTCAAGCGTGCTCTTGGTGTAGGCACGGGTATTTTATTAGTTGCAGGTATGATGATCGGTTCAGGTGTATTTAAGAAGATCGTTCCCATGGCACAAACGGGGTTGAGTGAAGGATGGATTATTCTTGCATGGATCGGTGCAGGTATCATTACCATGTTTGGTGCGTTTACCATTGCCGGCCTTGCCAATTTAACCGAAGAATCAGGTGGTGTGTATGAATACCTGCGGCTTTCATTTGGTAATTTCTTTTCCTTTCTTTTTGGGTGGACCGATTTTACAACCATTGGTTGTGCATCCATTGCTGCACTTGGTTTTATTTTCGCTCAAACGGTGAATGTATTTGTTCCATTAGGCAACCCGTTTCAATCGTTGGAACATCTTTCAATTGCAGGGTTTATTTTTCCTTTTGCGGATAGTGGCATCAAGTTGCTGGCCATTGCAGTGATCGTATTACTTACATGGGTCAACTATCGTGGTGTACAAAATGGCGGTCTTATCAACAACATCATTACATCAGCCAAAATACTCGGCATCCTGTTACTTATTATCCTTGGATTATCTTACTCAGGTACAGGTGCAGCACAACAGGTTATTACAAACGAACCGACAGAGGAGTTACATGGTATGGCCTTATTCAGTGCAGTGCTGGCTGCTATGCTTAGTGCGTTTTGGGCCTATGATGGTTGGAGTAATATTTCGTTCATTGCCGGTGAAATAAAAAATCCGAAAAGAAATATTCCCATAGCGATCATGAGTGGTGTTGCCATTGCCATGCTGTTATATGTTTTGGTGAATGTGGCTTATATGCATGTACTTCCGCTACAAGCTTTAAAAGCAGTTGAACAAAGCCAGATCGGTGCGGCGGTGGTTGCAGAAACATTGTTAGGCAACGTGGGTCAAACGCTTATTGTACTGCTCATCATGATCTCGGTATTTGGTGCCATCAACGGAATTATTCTTGCACATGCACGCATCTATTACCGCATGGCTCAGGAAAAGTTCTTCTTCAAAAAAGCAGCGAACGTACATCCCGTATATCGTACGCCTTCTGTGGCCTTGCTTTACACAATGATCTGGAGTTGTATTCTTGTTATATCAGGCACATTCGACATGCTCACGAACATGGTGATCTTTGCCGGTTTTCTGTTTTACAGTTTGGTGGCAATTGCATTATTTAAGATGAAACGCAACGGAACCATCAAAGCAAAAGTGATCGGTTACCCGGTTATTCCTGCGTTCATTACCTTGTTTTCTATTGCGTTACTTATTAATACAGTTGTTACAGAACCAAAGCAATCGCTGATCGGTTCAGGACTTGTGCTAAGTGGCGTATTTTTTTACTTTTACTTTAAAGCAAAAAATAAATAA
- a CDS encoding DUF885 domain-containing protein — MKITFLLITLINLFSFQLSAQKKNQSIQLESLLEQYSKEYYALNPLEATQAGINDYNNQLEITISNEYRNKAKALNQKYLSQLAVINKTGLTASQLLSIDVLTYKLKSENERWNNSLGFYRPVDQFVFSFTTRFATLGSGAGFVPFNTEKDYRDFMSRMKGFQLWVDQAIANMKKGVAQNNTNPKAAMEKVPLQLKALFETTLQQNVFYKPLLKLPTNIDSAAAIRLKKDYSDVIQNILKPAYKKLHDYIVTEYIPKARTTSGLLDNDKGKKEYELWLKYYTTTNITAEQIFNLGLSEVARIRKEMDSVKAQVSFKGDLKSFFEYVKTDPKFFPFKTEEEVLDRFRSFLTKMSPQLNMLFNLTPKAKFEVRATEKFRAAGANAEYTRPSRDGKRPGIFYEVIRDPAQYNYFSMEDLFIHEAIPGHHYQVAIQQEADIPEFRKAYATSAFGEGWALYAESLGTELGMYTDPYQYLGRLNGEIERAVRLVVDAGIHYKGWSREKAIAYVLENQPVSSVEAVQRIERYMVTAGQAVSYKIGELKIIELRERAKKRLGNKFDIKEFHDEVLKDGSLPLIILESKINRWIESKK, encoded by the coding sequence ATGAAAATAACATTCCTGCTTATCACTTTGATTAATCTTTTTTCCTTCCAGCTTTCGGCGCAAAAGAAAAATCAATCAATTCAATTGGAGTCACTGCTGGAACAATATTCAAAAGAATATTATGCATTAAATCCATTAGAAGCCACACAAGCAGGTATCAACGACTACAACAATCAACTTGAAATTACCATCAGCAATGAGTATAGAAATAAAGCAAAAGCACTTAATCAAAAATATCTCAGCCAATTAGCTGTCATCAACAAAACAGGCTTAACAGCATCTCAGCTATTGAGTATTGATGTTCTTACCTATAAACTGAAATCCGAAAACGAAAGATGGAATAATTCTTTGGGGTTTTACAGACCTGTTGACCAATTCGTGTTCAGCTTTACAACCAGGTTTGCAACATTAGGTTCGGGAGCAGGGTTTGTTCCTTTTAATACTGAAAAAGATTACCGGGATTTTATGAGCCGCATGAAAGGTTTCCAGCTATGGGTTGATCAGGCCATTGCAAATATGAAAAAGGGTGTTGCCCAAAATAACACCAACCCAAAGGCTGCAATGGAAAAAGTGCCACTACAATTAAAAGCATTGTTTGAAACTACTTTACAACAAAATGTTTTCTATAAACCTTTACTAAAGCTACCAACCAATATCGATAGTGCTGCTGCAATTCGGTTAAAGAAAGATTATTCTGATGTAATTCAAAACATTTTAAAACCGGCCTACAAAAAATTACACGATTATATTGTTACAGAATATATTCCAAAGGCAAGAACAACATCTGGTCTTTTAGATAATGATAAGGGCAAGAAAGAATATGAGCTGTGGCTAAAGTATTATACCACTACAAACATTACAGCCGAACAAATTTTCAATTTAGGACTTAGTGAAGTTGCCCGTATTCGCAAAGAAATGGATTCTGTAAAAGCACAGGTTAGCTTTAAAGGTGATTTGAAATCTTTTTTTGAATATGTAAAAACCGATCCTAAATTCTTTCCATTTAAAACAGAAGAGGAAGTATTGGATAGGTTCAGAAGCTTTCTTACTAAAATGTCGCCACAACTGAACATGCTTTTCAATTTAACACCCAAAGCAAAATTTGAAGTACGGGCTACTGAAAAATTTCGGGCTGCCGGTGCTAATGCTGAATACACCCGACCATCAAGAGATGGAAAAAGGCCCGGCATTTTTTATGAAGTAATCCGTGACCCGGCTCAATACAATTATTTCTCCATGGAAGATCTATTTATACACGAAGCTATTCCAGGGCATCACTACCAGGTAGCTATTCAACAGGAAGCCGATATCCCGGAATTTAGAAAAGCTTATGCCACAAGTGCTTTTGGAGAAGGATGGGCATTGTATGCAGAAAGTTTAGGAACTGAATTGGGCATGTATACAGACCCGTATCAATATTTAGGCAGACTTAATGGTGAAATCGAACGGGCTGTTCGATTAGTGGTAGATGCGGGCATCCATTACAAAGGATGGAGCCGTGAAAAAGCCATAGCCTATGTGTTGGAGAACCAACCTGTATCATCTGTTGAAGCGGTACAACGGATAGAGCGATATATGGTTACTGCAGGACAGGCAGTAAGTTATAAAATAGGTGAGTTAAAAATTATTGAACTACGAGAAAGAGCAAAGAAGAGATTGGGGAACAAGTTTGACATTAAAGAATTCCATGATGAAGTGTTGAAAGATGGCAGCCTTCCTCTGATTATTTTGGAATCAAAAATCAATCGGTGGATAGAAAGCAAGAAGTGA